A part of Aegilops tauschii subsp. strangulata cultivar AL8/78 chromosome 2, Aet v6.0, whole genome shotgun sequence genomic DNA contains:
- the LOC120973254 gene encoding uncharacterized protein encodes MNQMLVLSKEAHDWLDELDPKTWVRAYQNDFPKCDVLLNNNCEVFNRYILEAREMPIISMCQRIKGQNMGRNYGKQQEEFNLQTAGVLNHDQPLYHSEMLATLTQERESRQREEVVHGPLPENAFIQQQALSQPPIQPTTATKTGDVHRKREVVAFARLRAAAERREIADQAKFDAAIAKLKEEEDKIKLSAQKKKDDQLAKKHAAEEKKKAALEEKRIAADERKKASEENKKKALEDKLAMADKRREAMEKRKKEAEEAKRIKAKERQRIAEDKKRVCKTKFDAEEALFLINQADEIDRQQSFLQTQETARQRAWEQQTVQQEATRVQAALQDADKTKAQQDREAMVEEQRMNACQSKTTTMKRTGASSSQNRRTFKKPRKVSMFDELRGG; translated from the exons ATGAACCAAATGTTAGTTCTCAGCAAAGAGGCCCATGACTGGCTGGATGAGTTGGATCCTAAAACATGGGTCAGGGCTTATCAAAATGATTTCCCAAAGTGTGATGTGCTGCTCAATAACAATTGTGAGGTATTCAACAGGTACATCCTGGAGGCTAGGGAGATGCCAATTATAAGCATGTGCCAGAGGATCAAGGGCCAAAACATGGGAAGGAATTATGGAAAACAACAAGAG GAATTTAATCTACAGACAGCTGGTGTTCTTAACCATGACCAACCTTTGTATCATTCAGAGATGCTAGCTACTTTAACACAGGAA AGAGAATCAAGGCAGAGAGAGGAAGTTGTGCATGGCCCACTACCTGAGAATGCTTTCATACAGCAGCAAGCCCTCTCACAGCCTCCAATTCAACCTACAACAGCAACGAAAACTGGTGATGTGCACAGGAAGAGAGAGGTTGTTGCATTTGCCAGACTTAGAGCAGCAGCTGAGAGAAGAGAGATAGCCGATCAGGCCAAGTTTGATGCAGCCATTGCAAAATtaaaagaagaagaggacaaAATCAAGTTGTCTGctcaaaagaagaaagatgaccAACTAGCAAAGAAACATGCTGCAGAGGAGAAAAAGAAGGCTGCACTTGAAGAAAAAAGAATTGCTGCAGATGAGAGGAAGAAAGCTAGTGaggaaaataaaaaaaaggcCCTAGAGGATAAACTGGCCATGGCAGACAAAAGGAGAGAAGCTAtggagaaaaggaaaaaagaagcAGAAGAGGCAAAAAGAATTAAGGCAAAAGAAAGACAAAGAATTGCTGAAGACAAAAAAAGAGTTTGCAAGACTAAATTTGATGCAGAAGAGGCATTGTTTCTTATAAATCAAGCAGATGAGATTGATAGGCAGCAATCATTTCTGCAAACACAGGAGACAGCAAGGCAAAGAGCTTGGGAGCAGCAGACTGTCCAGCAGGAAGCTACAAGAGTGCAGGCAGCTTTGCAGGATGCAGATAAGACGAAGGCACAACAAGACAGAGAAGCAATGGTGGAGGAGCAGAGGATGAATGCATGTCAGTCCAAAACTACAACAATGAAGAGAACTGGAGCAAGCTCTAGTCAAAACAGGAGAACATTTAAAAAACCAAGAAAAGTTAGCATGTTTGATGAACTTAGGGGTGGTTGA